CGGTTATAAATCCCGATGCGACCGGGTATGACTGCGCGATGCATATCTCGGAGAAATGCCGGACGGTCGCTTAATCCGGCTGCGGCACCTCGAACCTTCCAGCCTGTCGAACTCACTCGGCGGATTCCATCAATCCTTGAATCACTTGTCTGAGTTGTTCCGTGGGAATGTCGTTATGAGTTCCACCTGGAATCTCAATCAATTCGGTGCCTTTCGGTCCGAATGATTGAAGACGACGGGCTTCCGCAATTGGGATCAGTTCATCATTCGTGCCGTGAAAAATAATCGCAAGTACGTCGACATGGCAAATACGTTCTTCGGATTGCCATCGGTCCTGGACGAAGTAACGAAAGGGGAACATGGGATATGTCTGCTGAGCGACCCGCGGGATAGAAGCGAAAGTTGAGTTCAGAATTAATGCTTTCGCAACCTGCGGTTGAACTGAGTCAGGTGTCGTTGCGGGGTGGAGTTTTGGATCCCAGAGAGAAAGTGAGACCGCTCCGCCCATTGATTCGCCAAAAATGATCAGATGGTCCCGGGCATAGCCGAGCTTCTGTTGTGCAAATTGCCAAATCAGTCCTGCGTCAGCGGCAAGATTCAATTCGGATGGAGTGCCGGAACTATCCCCGTATCCTCGATAGTCGAGCAGCAATGCATCGGCACCCATCATGGAAAAATCGCGGAGGACATCGGCACGAATACTTCGATTGCCAGCGTTTCCCGGAAAATAAATGATCAGGTAGCGATCTCGATCCTGGTGCTCTTCAGGAGACTGTCGTCGAACGTACCATCCACGCAGGTATTGTCCATCCGGCGTTTGCAGTTCGACGTCCGTACATGCCGCTTCACGGATAATCATATCGGCCGCGGAAAGCCCCTCTGATTGAGTCGGCCGGTACAACAGACGTCGCTGGAACACGACGAAGATCACCACAACTGTCAGATACGGGATCGCGAGATAAATGCAGATCGCGCGAAGCAGCTGTTGCCAGAACGGCTTTCGAACCCTTTGAATTTCAGAGTCCGGGGCAGGTTTTGTCGAGTCGTCTGGTTGAATTGATTCCTGGTGAGTTGTCATCAAATCATCCTTTGTGCGAGGTCGTTTTGTGTTGCTGACGACAACGACCCTCGGACTGCAGTGATTTGTTCAACAAGTCGCAAATCCCCGATGTTCCCGTCTTACCGCTTTCGTAGTTTGATGCCTTGTCAGGAATGAGGCTTCATTCAGGTTGATGGGTATAACGCACGCGAGACGCAGCCGTCGCTGGCTTGCGCTGTTGTTGCTGAAAAGTCTGCAAGATAGCCCCGTGCAGGTTGTCGCGCCGGACGAGAGGGAAGTTTGGCTCGTCGTGATTCCATTTCTTCGTCGCTGATGTGAACAGTGATTGTTCCCTTCAAGAGATCAAAGGAAACGATGTCGCCATCGTTGACACACGCGATCGGGCCCCCGACGGCAGCTTCCGGCGAGCAGTGCACGCCGATTGCACCGTGGGAGACTCCTGAAACTCGCGTGTCAGAAATGAAGGCCACTTTGCCATCCAGTTCTGGCACCGCCAGCGCTGCCGATGCGATCAGAACTTCAGGCATGCCACACGCCACGGGGCCCATATATCGCAGGATGATGACGCTGCCGGGCTGAATCTTCTTCTGTTCCACAGCTTTGACGATGGCTACCGGATCATCAAAGCAGACCGCTTGACCTTCGAAGACGGGATTCTTCAGGCTGGAAACTTTGAACACGATGCCCTCAGGGGCCAGGTTGCCAAAGCAAATCTGCATGTCGGCATACGGCTTGTAGCACCTTTGCACCGGGACAATCAGGTCCTGATCATCGCCCGGCGGCTGGATATTCTTCAGATTCTCGGCCATCGTCTTTCCGGTTACGGTCATGCAGGTGCCGTCAATTAAGCCGGCGTCCAGCAGATGCCGCAGCAGGACGGGAGTTCCGCCAATCTTATGCAGATCAACCATCGTTCGTGGACCGCGGGGTGCGAAACTGCACAGAACGGGCGTTTCTCTGAAGATTGTCTGCAAGTCTCTGAGTGAGAAATCGATGCCGGCCTCACGGGCCAGTCCCAGCAAATGAATCACTCCATTCGTCGATCCACCGGCGGCGGCAATTGTGACGGCCGCATTTCGGAATGCGGATTTTGTCAGGATGTCGCGAGGGCGAATGTTATGCTCCAGCAGATTGCGGACAGCCTGGCCAATCTGACGGCATTCATCCTTCTTGGCTGGATCGACAGCAGGGATCGAGCTGCTGGCTGGAAGCATCAATCCGATGGCCTCCATCGCAATTCCCCACGTGTTGAAGGAGGCTGCGATACCGCATCCACCAGGCCCCGGGCAGGCACGCCGTATGATCTGATCAGATTCTTCTGCCTTCATCGCTCCGACAGAAACCGCGGCCTGTGAGTCGTATACATCCAGAATCGTGATGTCTTTGTCTTTGTAACAACCCGGCAGAATGCTGCCGCCGCTCATGATCAAACCCGGGTAATTGGTTCGCGCAAGCGCCATTGCAAAGCCAGGGCCGTTCTTGTCGCAGTGATGCATGCCAATCATCGCATCGTAACAGTGAGCGGTGATAACACACTCGGCGCTGTTCGCAATCAGATTGCGGGACGGCAGGCTGGCATTGCCCCCTTCATGCCCCTGGCTGATATTGTCGCTGACCCCCGGCGTACCGAAAGGAAACCCTAACAGCCCGGCCTGCCGACAGCCTTCTGCAATCTCTTTCGCCAATTCATATGCGTGTACGTTACATGTATTCCCGTCCAGCAGCGGTACCCCGATTCCAACCTGAGCTCGATTGAAATCATCGTCGGACATACCCACTGCGTAGTAGAAAGCACGAATTCCTTTTTGCCAGCCGTGAGTGAGTTGCTGACTGTTCCAGTTAAGTTCAGGCATCGGAGAGACTTCGGAGTAAACGATCTGATTGGATGAAAGTTGAAAATGAACGCTCAGGATTGGATGCCGTCCCGCAGAATGTCCCTCCTGTTGCATTCTGCATTCAGGAAATGACTTTCGTTCAGAACATTGGCTGCGGGTACTTCAGAACGCTGGCACGGAGCGGATTAAGTGTTTGCTCGCCTATGGCAGTCGTCGGATTGTAATGTTTCGATACCAGGCTTCACCGGCAGGCCCGCCATGAATCTGCAGGGCAATCAAGCCTGATTGTTCAATGGTATCGTCCTGTTCCGTGTAATCGACGGTCTTCAGATGATTGATCCAGAGCTGAATGCGTTTTCCTTCGCAGCGAATTCGATACTGATTCCAGTCGGTCTTCTTCAGGACTTTCGCCAGCTCATCCGCATCAGGGCTTGCCAGGATTTTGCGACGACGAGATTCGTCGTACAGTGCCCCCCAATAATTCTGACCCAGGTCGGCCTGATAACCGATCATTTCGTGGTGATCTGGTATCCGCTTGCTCCGAATTTGCACTCCAGCGTTGGTGTTTTCTCCAACCAGCTTGAATTCAAGATTCAGTTCAAAGTCGGAATACTCGTTCGCTGTTGACAGGAAAAAGTTGTGCGGGATTTTTTCCCTCGTCTGCCCACCGACAATTGCCGAATCTTCGATTCGAAAAACTGTGAGGTCACCGTTCCATCCGTCGAATGATTTTCCATCAAACAAGGTAACTGCGGCCTCTGTTGTGAGTTCCTGCTGTTCGATCGCGCTGCAGGCATCGGGGTTGATGGAGGCTGAATCCTGAGAAGCCAGATTGACCCTTTGTCCGGGCCCTTCGATATCTGCTGTCTGCGGCGGCTCATGTTTGAGTTTGTCATTGAAGAATGACATCGTCGCCTCAAGAGTTCGAGTCAACTCATCACCACCCCAGCCATGCCCTGCCCCGACCAGCAATTCCACACGACCAGCGACGCCCGTCTCCTGCATTTTCTGAGTCATCGACCAGGCTTGCGTGTGTGGAACCAGTGGGTCCTGAGTGCCCTGGAACAGCAGCATCGGAGCATCATTGCCTGTGACCCAGGAAATTGGAGAGGCTGCTCTGTACTCTGCTGGTTTTTCAGCGGCTGATCCTCCTAAGAAATCATGAACCAGCGGTCTACTGATATCGGGCAGATCATCCGCATCCAGCCGTGTTGGTCCGAAGAATGCAACAACCGCCTGCACCTTATCCGCTTGCTCCTCCCAGCCACCGGTTCCGTGAAAACCATCCTGCTGGTCCATCACACCTAACATCATGCTCAGGTGAGCACCCGCGGAAAAACCAACGGCTCCAATTCGTTCGGGATCAATCCCGTAATCCGTTGCATGGGCTCTGAGGAATCGAATTGCACATTTGACGTCTTCGATCTGAGCTGGAAAAGTGTGTTCCGGGCAGAGGCGATATTGCAGGCTTGCTGAAACGTACCCTCTTGCTGCGAACTGCTGCACCAACTGATGAAATTGTTCTTTCTTACCGCCTCGCCACGCTCCGCCATGAATGACGACCACGCAGGGGGATAAGCCGTCAGTTGGTTTTTCGAGCGGGGTTGCCAGATCCAGTTTGAGTGGCTGGTCCCCACCCATTCCGCATGCAATGTCTTTCTGGATGTGAATCGTGCGCGCAACGGAATCGAACGGGCTTTCCCATGCAGATACCGTTTGATATGCCGCGGCCATCACAAGTACAAACATCGTTACCATTGCTCGCGATGTCATCGACAATGGAGCAGGCAAGACAGTTTGTAAGTGACCAGTAGTTCGAGCACAGCGTAGTTGGGCGGGCGTCATCGCGAAGGGCTTTCCGTTTGGACCAAAGGGTACCTGACGACAATCGTCGACGGCAACATTGGGAACGGCAGTATTCTTGCGAGAACAGGTCAGGCTGCCCAGTCACCAGGATGCCTTTGTGGACTCCTGGCACGGATCTCGAAATTGGAGAGAACTTTCAGGCCAGGGCCAGTTCCAGTTCTTCAGACACCGCATTGGAAGTTTCGGACAGCATCAACAGTTCTGTTCCGCTATCGCCATCAATTTCAACTGCAACCTGATCGCCATTCACACTCACCAGGGTGACTCGAACGTTTCCGACGCGTACTGACTGACCAGGAACAAGATCGATGTGATGGTTCAGCATGAGAACGTTGCTACCCTGAGTTAAGTGTCTGACCCGAATCGGCATCCACAATGAATTCTGATGAAGAAGATCTGGAGAGGTTTGCGGATGCGAAATACGGGATGAATCTGAAAGACCGCCGGGTGAAAACCGGAAATCCGGCGGCAACTGAGAGGAAGAAATCAGTTGCCTGAAAGCGATCATGAAAAGATTGGCTAGCGTTATACCCAGCCTCCGGCATCTCGACAATCGCGATTCACGCAACTGTCTGAAGATCCATCGACCTTTTTTCAATCTGCCAGATTCTCTTCAATCTCTCTTCCATTCTGTTCGACGATCATTACGCGTTCAAATTGGCATTTGCCTGCCAGCGCTAGCATATCAAACTCCGCAATCGTGAAAACGGAAACGAAGCAGAATCTGCAGACGAACGCCGTGATGCGGGATGTTCCTGCAAAGTGGAAGTTGACAGCCAACCTCAAGATGGCCTGCGCACATTCATTTCGCGGGAATTCAATTGATGCCTCTGGTGTAACCACCGTAATCCAACGATAACTCAGCCTGATCCTGTGAAAACGGTACAAGCTTGCACGTTTAACCCGACGCTGCCGCGATAGAGAGGCCGCGATGGATGGCAACGTTCGTCCGACAACATCTGAAAAGAAATTCTCATGAGTGCCACTGATTCTGAAAACCCACTCCTGATTGCAAAGGGTCTTCCCGCCTACGACAGAATTCGTGCCGAACACATCCAACCGGCTGTTGACGTCATGCTGAATCGTTGCAGGCAAATCCTTCAAACCATTGAAGCCAGCAGTGATTGCTCGTGGCAGTCTCTGATGGAGCCGATGGAAGAAATTGATCTGATGTTCGAATATGGCTGGTCACCGATCGGCCACTTGCTCAGCGTTGCGAATGCCGATGACTTGCGCGGTGCACATGAAGCAGCGATGCCATCGATTGTTGAATTTAGTCTGGAGGTTCGCCAGAGCGAAGCCATCTATGGTCGACTTCGTCAACTCAAAGACTCTGACAAGTGGCAATTGCTGGATCATGCTCAGCAGCGGATCATAGAGAAATCCATTCAGAGTGCTGAGCTTTCCGGGATTGCTCTGCAGGGTCAGCAGCGTGAACGCTTCAATGAAATCGAACAGGAGTTGTCACAGCTGGGAACGGATTTTTCCAATCATGTCCTGGATGCGACCAAGGCCTTTCATCTGGATCTGACGGAACCTTCAGATGTGGTCGGTCTGCCGTCCAGCTTGCGACGTTTAACTGCTGCCGCCTGGTCCCGCGCAGAGATGAATCGGGACAAACCGGCTGCAACGCCGGAGGGCGGACCGTGGCGCGTTACTCTTGATTTCCCGTGTTTTGGTCCGTTCATGGAACACTGCCAGAATCGTGATCTGCGGGAAAAAGTGTTTCGCGCATACATTTCGAGGGCCTCCACCGGAGAGACCGACAACTGTCCTCTGATCGTTCGGATTCTGGCGTTGAGAAAAGAGCAGGCGGCACTGCTTGGTTTCGCATCTTATGCGGACCTGAGCTTGTCTCGTAAGATGGCCGCCAGCGTCGATGCTGTTCAGCAGATGTTTGACCAGCTCTATGATGCA
This genomic interval from Planctomycetaceae bacterium contains the following:
- a CDS encoding alpha/beta hydrolase, with translation MTTHQESIQPDDSTKPAPDSEIQRVRKPFWQQLLRAICIYLAIPYLTVVVIFVVFQRRLLYRPTQSEGLSAADMIIREAACTDVELQTPDGQYLRGWYVRRQSPEEHQDRDRYLIIYFPGNAGNRSIRADVLRDFSMMGADALLLDYRGYGDSSGTPSELNLAADAGLIWQFAQQKLGYARDHLIIFGESMGGAVSLSLWDPKLHPATTPDSVQPQVAKALILNSTFASIPRVAQQTYPMFPFRYFVQDRWQSEERICHVDVLAIIFHGTNDELIPIAEARRLQSFGPKGTELIEIPGGTHNDIPTEQLRQVIQGLMESAE
- a CDS encoding dihydroxy-acid dehydratase, with product MPELNWNSQQLTHGWQKGIRAFYYAVGMSDDDFNRAQVGIGVPLLDGNTCNVHAYELAKEIAEGCRQAGLLGFPFGTPGVSDNISQGHEGGNASLPSRNLIANSAECVITAHCYDAMIGMHHCDKNGPGFAMALARTNYPGLIMSGGSILPGCYKDKDITILDVYDSQAAVSVGAMKAEESDQIIRRACPGPGGCGIAASFNTWGIAMEAIGLMLPASSSIPAVDPAKKDECRQIGQAVRNLLEHNIRPRDILTKSAFRNAAVTIAAAGGSTNGVIHLLGLAREAGIDFSLRDLQTIFRETPVLCSFAPRGPRTMVDLHKIGGTPVLLRHLLDAGLIDGTCMTVTGKTMAENLKNIQPPGDDQDLIVPVQRCYKPYADMQICFGNLAPEGIVFKVSSLKNPVFEGQAVCFDDPVAIVKAVEQKKIQPGSVIILRYMGPVACGMPEVLIASAALAVPELDGKVAFISDTRVSGVSHGAIGVHCSPEAAVGGPIACVNDGDIVSFDLLKGTITVHISDEEMESRRAKLPSRPARQPARGYLADFSATTAQASDGCVSRALYPST
- a CDS encoding family 16 glycoside hydrolase, which encodes MTSRAMVTMFVLVMAAAYQTVSAWESPFDSVARTIHIQKDIACGMGGDQPLKLDLATPLEKPTDGLSPCVVVIHGGAWRGGKKEQFHQLVQQFAARGYVSASLQYRLCPEHTFPAQIEDVKCAIRFLRAHATDYGIDPERIGAVGFSAGAHLSMMLGVMDQQDGFHGTGGWEEQADKVQAVVAFFGPTRLDADDLPDISRPLVHDFLGGSAAEKPAEYRAASPISWVTGNDAPMLLFQGTQDPLVPHTQAWSMTQKMQETGVAGRVELLVGAGHGWGGDELTRTLEATMSFFNDKLKHEPPQTADIEGPGQRVNLASQDSASINPDACSAIEQQELTTEAAVTLFDGKSFDGWNGDLTVFRIEDSAIVGGQTREKIPHNFFLSTANEYSDFELNLEFKLVGENTNAGVQIRSKRIPDHHEMIGYQADLGQNYWGALYDESRRRKILASPDADELAKVLKKTDWNQYRIRCEGKRIQLWINHLKTVDYTEQDDTIEQSGLIALQIHGGPAGEAWYRNITIRRLP